The Brachypodium distachyon strain Bd21 chromosome 4, Brachypodium_distachyon_v3.0, whole genome shotgun sequence nucleotide sequence AGGTTGTCCACCTTTGGTTCATTGGTTGACGCTGAACCACTTCTGTTCAACACCTTCAGtgtattcatatttgaatattCAGAACATGTAATGATCACTTAGACTTATTTATCTTCTCTGTTTAGGTTATTATAACATaagtactaagttagtacaaattttgtactaattaagttggcgacactttttatgtatcggagggagtattaattatTTACCATGTCATCCcgcaaaaaatatatatttagtGTGTTAATTGCAAACAAATAGCAAACAACATATTATGCTTATATATATGGATTGCCCTGTTAAATACTTCAATGAAAGTCATCATCAGACCAACTTGATTAACAAAAATAACTCTTTCATTGCTCTTTACTAATTTATCACATATATCTCGGAGTTGTTACTTTTCATTGCCTTTCGTAGGGTGCAGTAGTTTCAACAAGTTTATATAGATTATAGTGCAAACCGATTCTGCGAGTTTGTGTTCTCACTACCATGTATTACTAACTTTTTCTTACCAAATGTTAAGTTTTCTCATTTTTCTAGAAGCTTATCAGTTATTATAGCCAGTTCTATCAGACTATTTCAAATGTCATTTGATTGATAATTTCATTAGTTCATTGTAGGCTCTGATCCATTTTTATTGTTCTTTAGTTTTTTGCATCATGTTTCAGGTTTCATGGGACATGCTGATATGAAAATATAAGTTGAATTTGTTTTGGTCCATATAGAACAATAGTTCACACGCTTTATTCCGTAATGTCACCAAAATCTAGGTAAACCCCTTTTCGCGATGTGTAACAAAGAGCAAAACAGTATATATGGAGTATATCTTTTTCTCATTGTAAGCGGCAGAAATTTAGAGATGTTCCCTGATTTAAAGTGCATAAAGTATTCAGTTTTCCTCTCAGCAATCAAAATTTATGATATATAATATTGTCATTTTTCTAATCCTTACATGAGAGTTATGGAGTAAAACAAGAGTttccgcagcaacgcgcgTGGTATCATCTAGTTATCCAGAATATTGACGGCATGTCGCGGCGGTTCAACGCAAATATACGAGTAAAATGCGtttgtgttaaaaaaaattagaacgATAAAACATAGCTGGACTGAACATCCTTTTAGAAGAGAGTTCAAACGGCTTCGCGTATGCTCTCTTTAAATCAACAGTAAAAAGTTAAAGTAATCCATACGTGCAAAAAATTACACTTATAGTTCGTTTGGAATCCCTAGGTTCAGTTCATTTGCTAAAAATGAAATGAACCCAAATTTATGGCAAATGAAATGAACTCAAATTTTTTTATTGTATTCTATTtgattgaatttgaattttagattcaaaaatcatgtttgtttgaCATATGAGTTTGTAGAATGAGACACAATTCCATTGAAATGATGACATTCAAAAAGAAATGTgttagttatagtgtgatttCATGAAAGTTCATAATCATGCTCTGTTTGGCAGCACTCCTGCTCCGAACTCAGCGGATCGGACGTAGCCGCACTGAACAGGAAAAAGGAATCTGAGGATCGTGAAACCGGGAGCAAAGCAGTTGTTAGTTCATTTTTGTGGAGAGAGGAAATCAGCCTCCTCGAACAGCGAAAGGCTGAGTTTGGTGATATTACCCGTCGATTGCCGTTACAAAGGTCGAATCGTTATTTTTTATATCTGTCCCCGTGCGCTGCTCTATTCCCAACCTCACCTTGCTTTCTCCGGTGGCGTAGCCTCCTGAAGCCTGCAACTCTCCCCGCCACCAAGCaacgctccgccgccgctactCAAGTCTGAGGCGAGCCCAAGTTTGGCCTGAGCACTTGGCTAGAGACCCTCTCGAAACCTCTTCTAATATAGGAACGAGTCGCACCTGAAGAGTCAACCGAGTATACGACAACCTCCGCTATAAGGCCGTCGTATACCCAATGCTTTACACATTATACCATCAGGCATAGGTACCCCCTAGGGCTATAAGATTTCCTAATTTTGTTCGGCCATTTATTTTCTACTCCTCTCGTTCTAAAATATAAGATGTCCTaattttgttctaagtcaaacttcaaGTTTGTAGAACAATTTATgaacatctacaactctaaagTAGTTTTTATCGAATCCATCataatatatatcttcatagtataTTAATTTGATGTCGCAGATATTAATATATCTTTTCATAATCTTGATCAAAATTAAAGAACTTTGATTTAGAACAAAGTTAAAACATTCTATATTTTAAAACGCACGGAATATTTGACATTACTTTCTTTTGTATCATATTATGTTATTCCTCTCGGTGctgattattttttttatctcgcTCCTCTTTGTTCTTTGTTACTAATAGTGAGTTTGCACGTGCAACGCACGTTCTCACAATACGTGACAACTTGAATTGTTGTACCTCTTTTTATACGACGACTTGTCTTTCTACAAATTTTTTTGTCTATCTTATTTTTAATCCAAAATGCTAAAGTTGGGCCTCCAAAAATGCCCACATTTTCTTCATAAAATCATCGAATCTGAATCATCATGACctttaagaaaaaacatgcaccTTTGAAGTTGAATCAATCTCATTCTGATGAGGGGAGGGTATCGACTACCCCTACTATTTCACCAACTCCATATATTCTGAAGTTTGGATCTTTTTGCGTTGAAGTTTCGACTAAGGAAGAGGTGAAGCCCAATTTTAGAACACCACTAGTTTTGAAGTTTGGTTCGGTTTAGGATTTGAGTTGTTCGagtcttttattttcttaaagTCTGAAGTGTtttactttgtttttgtttgatggTTTTTGGGCTTGTCCAAAACCACTTTGAGTCAGCCTTTGGGCCGTAGTTGTGGCATGGGCCCTGGCCAACCCGATTAGGATTAGAGTCACCCTATAAAGGATTTTTGGTAGCCGTCGTTGTAGGTAAGTTGAATTTTCGAGATTAAGAATAGACCAGAAAAGTCCCACTATTTGTGGGCACGTATCGTCGTGTTTGTTTGCTGATCTTGAAGATCTGATGTTATGCCCTGCGGTGGAGTTGATTCTAATCAGCTCCAACGTGAGAAATTGAAGGGATTTGATCTGGATTACTTCAGATTGATTTTGCTCGGTTGCTGATCTGCTTGTTCGTTGATCGCTGTGAAAGATTGGGCCTAAAACCCTTTTGGATCACGTTGATCCCTATCACATTCGAACATAAACAATattcaaaatcatcaaatttgaACCAACATGGATACGTGATTAAGGTTTACAACTGAATTTCCAAGAAGAAATGACATACCCTGAACCCAAACCCTGAGTTACGCTCCGCTCGCTCCGCTCAAATTACGATTGTGCTTTAGTAGGACCACATTTTAAAAGTAAGTAGTCTGCCCTGGTTGACTCGGGATGggaaacaacaacaagcatTTCGAATTCCCATGCCACCATTACCAATAACACATCCTAACCATTTATGTCAGTACCAGAAACAAACACCAACGTCATCCATTGCTTAACTCATCCATATTCCTGCAAAGAAATATGCCAATGTGAGCCAGAAACATTTTATACCAACTCTAAACACCAAAAGTGTAGTACTGGGGTGGAGAACAGTGGCAAGGATGCCCGCCAGAACTCGCGGTTAGCTTGGATGATCAGTTAACGTGGTCTGAGATCCTGCGGAATAGTAGCTAGCTAAATCGTTAATAAGAAACATGTATCCTGGCAAAGAACGAAGAAGCAAGAAACAACGTTGATCAATGGCACCAACATATCAAATTGGAGGAATCATAACCTAAATATTCCATAGAGAAAATCATTGCTTCCTCTAGAGACACACAGTGATTATGCAGATCTGCTAATATTAAATTATTGTAGATAAAAAGATATCTGCACTCAATATAGCAAGTATCCCCTGAAACTGAATTAGGACCAGCTCAacatgttttcctttttctctcttttgtttGTCAAGTTTTCAGACAGGTTTCCAGAATATCATCTTGCAGATGCTGGCCACgtatatttatattttcataatagaCCATGTTTTCCATGATTACGGCCTACGTCACCAGCAGTGGCATGCAGGTGCAGCAAGAGAAACTAAACTGTATATCAAAATACACAAGGTTATATGACCTCCAGATACACGCTTGTAAAAGAAACCAAAATCTATTGAACCATATAAAGCCATGTATTCCTATTTATATTAGCAAGGACAACGCTGTACACACAGCCAAAAACACATACGCAAGAACCAGACGAACTATAAAAGAAGAGTGGAATTCTGTACCTACGGTTCCAAAGGAGAGCAGAAAATACTGAATTTCAGTTGTACCACTTTCAGTGAAGTTGGGACTTCGGAGAGCATACGCCAGAGACCTGAGATATTTTCATTGTCTTCcagaaaacacaaaagcaTTGTGTCTCAGTTGTATTGAAAAGGTTTACAGACCTGAGATTTAGAACCAGGTAGTCTTGCATTTCATccttcagacttcagagagCCCTTGATATGGTCATCTTGTGTCAGGAAGATGCTGGCATGAACAAAGTATGGAATACAGAGTACTATTGTCTTGTGAAATCAGTTCACTACCCCTACAGTAACGGGGCAGCTCTGATGGGATTCCACAACCTGGCAATGCTCATGATACTCATAAGTGGGAGGCATGGATAGGGAGAGGAAAGAGTACGTAGTCGATCCTCTGGTTCATTGCTTAGAATTTCCTCGAGAGAGTTTCTATGCCATGAATGAGCTACCGATTACCATTAATGGGGTCAAGCTGCATGAGGCAAATTAACCAAATCATAATGATGAAAACAGCAATGACTGTTCATATGTATCAGAAATTCAAAATCATACCCGCTAGCAGTTTGTGCAGCAAGGTTGGCTCCTCTAGCAATAAGAAGCTGCATTTTACAGTGTTTGGTTAGCAGATTTCAAGCAAATCAGCCAAACATTTAAATGACAAAAAATGCCTTCAAGCTAGCAGCACATACTTGACAACGGACAGCATTTTCACCACAAGTTCCATCTAGTCTAGGTCCATAAATTCAATAAGCACAGATCACTTGAGTTATCCataagagaaacaaaaaattattgcTAATTGGCTACAGCTCTATAGTGGTATCCAAGAAATCTACTGTCTCCCGTCACAATAAACACATGTATCTAATTTGTGAACACACTAACATACTGTTTCTCATCTACTTCGTTGACAGTGATGCTAGAAACGATTGATCTCCGGGAAGAAATTGCAATTGGAGGAGGGCAAAGGAGAAAATCGTAAAAGCAGGCGATTGAATTCTCTCAGAAACAATAGATAGTAGTCCGTACTTGCATGCAAACGAATCAGGTCTTTGCCTGAATACCCGATGGGCGTCGAGGCAGGGCTGTCTCtgacggacggcggcgggataGGGCTGCCGACAGCTCGGGCAGGATGTGGATGCGTGGCGGAGttggtggcggcagcggcgggctgCGGTGGCTttcgcgacggcggcgacagcGGGCTGTGCAGCGCGACGGGGCTGCGATGGCGGTActtgcggcggcgaggcagtGCGGGGATAAGACGGCGCGTGGGCCGTGCCAGGGACGCGACGGCCGTGACGCGGGCCGGGCGCAGACCGGGATCGTGATGGCCGTGACAGCGGCGACGCGAGGTAGCGGGGAGGGGAGtaggcggcggccgcaggggaagggaaggaggaggggggtGGGGGCGGGCGAGGCGGGCTGTGCGGCGGGACAGAGTCGGGCCgcggggggaggaggcggcggcggcggctgcaggggaagggaaggaggaggcggcgggcgttCGAGACTGGCTCGGtgaggagaaaagaaataaaaagaacgGTTCGGGGCTGAAAAGATTCTCCTGGGACGAAATTTCAGCCTCAACAGGAATCACTAAACGCGCACACGGCTAGCAAATAATCTGTGTTTAGTGAGtctgattgtggaactattaGTACTTTGTGTGCGTTTAGTGGGGTGGCCGTTAGAAAAAACATGTTGATGACTTTATAAATAGTAaagatagagatagagatagagatagagatagaggGTAGATCCTGATTCAATGGTAGAAGGTTCGATTATCGCCAAAAGGCAATAAGAGCggtcaaaaaaagaacttaCATCTCCAATAAGATGGCGCCgcagagataaaaaaaaaagaatgcacGTGACGAAGAGAAAGGAGATTATTATTTCAATTTTAGATCCATGTTTGAATTCTTCCCTCGTTTGTTCCAATTCGATCGATGGACATAGTGTGATTCATCGATGAATGTTTCGTTGTTACCCATTTGTGTGCTAGTCAGAGTATACAATTGACATTATCAACACGGAGAACGTGATGCGAAGTGTGAACCAAGTACGTGGTAGAAGCATGACACATACCGTAGCGAAACTCGAAGGTTGTATAAACGGAGTACATGAAGGTTGAACATGACAGCGGAGGCCGCACGAATAGAAACTGGGGACTGACATTTGACATGCATGGATCGGATCATCGGAGTAATGTTTCAACCGAGTCTATATATTATGCTCAACGATTTATAATTCCATACAGTTTAGTGTATGAAGAATCGAATTGAATATACACGGGGTTGTAATTGTATGCATCATTCGGCTCCATCCGggccaagaaaaaaagagaacgaacgaacgaacgaacgaacgaacaAAACAAAGAATCCGACCAAGTCAATCCGGCCACTGCTTcacgagctgctgctcctctccATGAAGGCGAGGAACTCCTGGAAGTCGATCCGGCCGTCCTTGTCCTCATCGTAAGCGTCGATCATGCGCTGGCATTCCGCTTcggcgacgccggcggtgAACCCGAGCGCCCCGAGAAGGCTCCCGAGCTCGCGGGCGTCGATGAACCCGTCGCCGTTGCTGTCAAAGACCCGgaacgccgccgcggcctcctccacggtcgcttcctcctcctcgaacagcgcggccgcctcctcgtACCCGACTGACGTGGCGCTGCCGCTCGCGCCCATCACGCCGAGAACCACGTCCAGGTCGACCTCCggggctcctcctcttgccgccgccggcgtcggctcCGGGGCCGTCGTGGGAGCCTCGGTCGAGCGGTGGTTGGtggatgatgacgatgatgaagaggaggaggaggacttgATGATGGCGGAGAGCCAGACGAGGATGACGTTGATGGAGAGGGTCACCACGGCCTGCGCCACGGAAAGGTTGAAGTAGGACGTGcccggcgccgaggaagatGTCATCTCCATGTCCATGGTTCGATCGATCTGCTTGTTCTGCTTCTTGGGTTCTTCCCCTCTGCTTTTAATTCTTACTGTGCCTTGATGCGTTCTCTTGCTTTGCCTCTGCGACTTGGTACGTCTTGGATGGATGCTCTGTTTCCGGGTGCGAAGGGATCGCATATATAGCATCGCGAAAGGCGCGGTTGGAAGGGAACCGGCGGCAGAAGAATGCGGGGGGCGGGAGGGTTCctggaaggaaggaaggagggaggCGTCGTGGAAACGCGGGACCGACCGATGGAGAGGAGGTCGCGGAGTTGTGGGAAAGCGACGGAATAGTCGTGCCAGCCCTTGGTTGTTTCGCAGCCAGGTTTCGTGGGAGCTTCGCGACGTGGAAACATAGGCGGGTCGACGTCACCCCACCGGGGACTTGACCGTCTCGGTTGGGGCTTTTGGCGTTGGAATTCCACGCAGcctcttctcctttttcttgaGAAACCACGCAGGACGCAGCCTCTTCTCCTTTACCAAGTCGCTTTCTTCTCGTCTGGTGCGACTGCTCGCCTGCTCTTCTTCACGGCACGCTTTCTGTCTTGCGTTGTTGTTGTCGGATTCCTCCTGGTTGaactttgatttgatttgatttggtttTGATTGGTACGGTGGTGGACTGGTCGACTGTGAACGGGCGCGCGTGACGGAAGGTTGGTGAATTAGCGTTTGACCGGATTTCGTGGTGAACAAGGCGAAACGAAGCAGGGGCAGATTTTTTTGGCTGAGACGAATGCCTGATCGT carries:
- the LOC100824015 gene encoding probable calcium-binding protein CML45, with the translated sequence MDMEMTSSSAPGTSYFNLSVAQAVVTLSINVILVWLSAIIKSSSSSSSSSSSTNHRSTEAPTTAPEPTPAAARGGAPEVDLDVVLGVMGASGSATSVGYEEAAALFEEEEATVEEAAAAFRVFDSNGDGFIDARELGSLLGALGFTAGVAEAECQRMIDAYDEDKDGRIDFQEFLAFMERSSSS